From Macaca mulatta isolate MMU2019108-1 chromosome 1, T2T-MMU8v2.0, whole genome shotgun sequence, the proteins below share one genomic window:
- the NPR1 gene encoding atrial natriuretic peptide receptor 1 isoform X1: MPGPRRPAGSRLRLLLLLLLPPLLLLLRGSHAGNLTVAVVLPLANTSYPWSWARVGPAVELALARVKARPDLLPGWTVRTVLGSSENALGVCSDTAAPLAAVDLKWEHNPAAFLGPGCVYAAAPVGRFTAHWRVPLLTAGAPALGFGVKDEYALTTRAGPSYAKLGDFVAALHRRLGWERQALMLYAYRPGDEEHCFFLVEGLFMRVRDRLNITVDHLEFAEDDLSHYTRLLRTMPRKGRVIYICSSPDAFRTLMLLALEAGLCGEDYVFFHLDIFGQSLQGGQGPAPRRPWERGDGQDVSARQAFQAAKIITYKEPDNPEYLEFLKQLKHLAREQFNFTMEDGLVNTIPASFHDGLLLYIQAVTETLAHGGTVTDGENITQRMWNRSFQGVTGYLKIDSSGDRETDFSLWDMDPKTGAFRVVLNYNGTSQELVAVSGRKLNWPLGYPPPDIPKCGFDNEDPACNQDHLSTLEVLALVGSLSLLSILIVSFFIYRKMQLEKELASELWRVRWEDVEPSSLERHLRSAGSRLTLSGRGSNYGSLLTTEGQFQVFAKTAYYKGNLVAVKRVNRKRIELTRKVLFELKHMRDVQNEHLTRFVGACTDPPNICILTEYCPRGSLQDILENESITLDWMFRYSLTNDIVKGMLFLHNGAICSHGNLKSSNCVVDGRFVLKITDYGLESFRDLDPEQGHTLYAKKLWTAPELLRMASPPVRGSQAGDIYSFGIILQEIALRSGVFHVEGLDLSPKEIIERVTRGEQPPFRPSLALQSHLEELGLLMQRCWAEDPQERPPFQQIRLTLRKFNRENSSNILDNLLSRMEQYANNLEELVEERTQAYLEEKRKAEALLYQILPHSVAEQLKRGETVQAEAFDSVTIYFSDIVGFTALSAESTPMQVVTLLNDLYTCFDAVIDNFDVYKVETIGDAYMVVSGLPVRNGRLHACEVARMALALLDAVRSFRIRHRPQEQLRLRIGIHTGPVCAGVVGLKMPRYCLFGDTVNTASRMESNGEALKIHLSSETKAVLEEFGGFELELRGDVEMKVEGEASVLPTFWAHPLLFPSRAKARFGPTGSWGSGGVAPEADLPPLLSLHTSLPCARSHRGARPQPRPQQPHHQRMEVV; this comes from the exons ATGCCGGGGCCCCGGCGCCCCGCCGGCTCCCGCCTGcgcctgctcctgctcctgctgctgccgccgctgctgctgctgctccggGGCAGCCACGCGGGCAACCTGACGGTAGCCGTGGTACTGCCGCTGGCCAATACCTCGTACCCATGGTCGTGGGCGCGCGTGGGACCCGCCGTGGAGCTGGCCCTGGCCCGGGTGAAGGCGCGCCCCGACTTGCTGCCGGGCTGGACGGTCCGCACGGTGCTGGGTAGCAGCGAGAACGCGCTGGGCGTCTGCTCCGACACCGCAGCGCCCCTGGCCGCGGTGGACCTCAAGTGGGAGCACAACCCCGCCGCGTTCCTGGGCCCGGGCTGCGTGTACGCCGCCGCCCCGGTGGGGCGCTTCACCGCGCACTGGCGGGTCCCGCTGCTGACTGCCGGCGCCCCGGCGCTGGGCTTCGGTGTCAAGGACGAGTATGCGCTGACCACCCGCGCGGGGCCCAGCTACGCCAAGCTGGGGGACTTCGTGGCGGCGCTGCACCGACGGCTGGGCTGGGAGCGCCAAGCGCTCATGCTCTACGCTTACCGGCCGGGTGACGAAGAACACTGCTTcttcctcgtggaggggctgttcaTGCGGGTCCGCGACCGCCTCAATATTACGGTGGACCACCTAGAGTTCGCCGAGGACGACCTCAGCCACTACACCAGGCTGCTGCGGACCATGCCGCGCAAAGGCCGAG TTATCTACATCTGCAGCTCCCCTGACGCCTTCAGAACCCTGATGCTCCTGGCCCTGGAAGCTGGCTTGTGTGGGGAGGACTACGTTTTCTTCCACCTGGATATCTTTGGGCAAAGCCTGCAAGGTGGACAGGGCCCTGCTCCCCGCAGGCCCTGGGAGAGAGGGGATGGACAGGATGTCAGTGCCCGCCAGGCCTTTCAA GCTGCCAAAATCATTACATATAAAGAGCCAGATAATCCCGAGTACTTGGAATTCCTGAAGCAGCTAAAACACCTGGCTCGTGAGCAGTTCAACTTCACCATGGAGGATGGCCTG GTGAACACCATCCCAGCATCCTTCCACGATGGGCTCCTGCTCTATATCCAGGCAGTGACGGAGACTCTGGCACATGGGGGAACTGTTACTGATGGGGAGAACATCACTCAGCGGATGTGGAACCGAAGCTTTCAAG GTGTGACAGGATACCTAAAAATTGATAGCAGTGGCGATCGGGAAACAGACTTCTCCCTCTGGGATATGGATCCCAAGACTGGTGCCTTCAGG GTTGTACTGAACTACAATGGGACTTCCCAAGAGCTGGTGGCTGTGTCAGGGCGCAAACTGAACTGGCCCCTGGGGTACCCTCCTCCTGACATCCCCAAATGTGGCTTTGACAACGAAGACCCAGCATGCAACCAAG ATCACCTTTCTACCCTGGAGGTGCTGGCTTTGGTGGGCAGCCTCTCCCTGCTCAGCATTCTGATTGTCTCCTTCTTCATATACAG GAAGATGCAGCTGGAGAAGGAACTGGCCTCGGAGCTGTGGCGGGTGCGCTGGGAGGACGTTGAGCCCAGTAGCCTTGAGAGGCACCTGCGGAGTGCAGGCAGCCGGCTGACCCTGAGCGGG AGAGGCTCCAATTATGGCTCCCTGCTAACCACAGAGGGccagttccaagtctttgccaagACAGCATATTATAAG GGCAACCTCGTGGCTGTGAAACGTGTGAACCGTAAACGCATTGAGCTGACACGAAAAGTCCTGTTTGAACTGAAGCAT ATGCGGGATGTGCAGAATGAACACCTGACCAGGTTTGTGGGAGCCTGCACCGACCCCCCCAATATCTGCATCCTCACAGAGTACTGTCCCCGTGGGAGCCTGCAG GACATTCTGGAGAATGAGAGCATCACCCTGGACTGGATGTTCCGGTACTCGCTCACCAATGACATCGTCAAG GGCATGCTGTTTCTACACAATGGGGCTATCTGCTCCCATGGGAACCTCAAGTCATCCAACTGCGTGGTAGATGGGCGCTTTGTGCTCAAGATCACCGACTATGGGCTGGAGAGCTTCAGAGACCTGGACCCAGAGCAAGGACACACCCTTTATGCCA AAAAGCTGTGGACGGCCCCTGAGCTCCTGCGAATGGCTTCACCCCCTGTGCGGGGCTCCCAGGCTGGTGACATATACAGCTTTGGGATCATCCTTCAGGAGATTGCCCTGAGGAGTGGGGTCTTCCATGTGGAAGGTTTGGACCTCAGCCCCAAAG AGATCATCGAGCGGGTGACTCGGGGTGAGCAGCCCCCCTTCcggccctccctggccctgcaGAGTCACCTGGAGGAGTTGGGACTGCTGATGCAGCGGTGCTGGGCTGAGGACCCACAGGAGAGGCCACCATTCCAGCAGATCCGCCTGACGTTGCGCAAGTTTAACAG AGAGAACAGCAGCAACATCCTGGACAACTTGCTGTCCCGCATGGAGCAGTATGCAAACAATCTGGAGGAACTGGTGGAGGAGCGGACCCAGGCGTACCTGGAGGAGAAGCGCAAGGCTGAGGCCCTGCTCTACCAGATCCTGCCTCA CTCAGTGGCTGAGCAGCTGAAGCGTGGGGAGACAGTGCAGGCCGAAGCCTTTGACAGCGTTACCATCTACTTCAGTGACATTGTGGGTTTCACGGCGCTGTCGGCAGAGAGCACGCCCATGCAG GTGGTGACGCTGCTCAATGACCTGTACACTTGCTTTGATGCTGTCATAGATAACTTTGATGTGTACAAg GTGGAGACAATTGGCGATGCCTACATGGTGGTGTCGGGGCTCCCTGTGCGGAACGGGCGGCTGCACGCCTGCGAGGTAGCCCGCATGGCCCTGGCTCTGTTGGATGCTGTGCGCTCCTTCCGAATCCGCCACCGGCCGCAGGAGCAGCTGCGCTTGCGCATTGGCATCCACACAG GACCCGTGTGTGCTGGAGTGGTGGGACTGAAGATGCCCCGTTACTGTCTCTTTGGAGATACAGTCAACACAGCCTCAAGAATGGAGTCTAATGGGGAAG CCCTGAAGATCCACTTGTCTTCTGAGACCAAGGCTGTCCTGGAGGAGTTTGGTGGTTTCGAGCTGGAGCTTCGAGGAGATGTAGAAATGAAGGTAGAGGGGGAAGCCTCTGTCCTCCCCACCTTTTGGG CCCATCCTCTTCTTTTTCCCTCCAGGGCAAAGGCAAGGTTCGGACCTACTGGCTCCTGGGGGAGCGGGGGAGTAGCACCCGAGGCTGACCTGCCTCCTCTCCtatccctccacacctccctacCCTGTGCCAGAAGCCACAGAGGTGCCAGGCCTCAGCCTCGCCCACAGCAGCCCCATCACCAAAGGATGGAAGTCGTTTGA
- the NPR1 gene encoding atrial natriuretic peptide receptor 1 isoform X2 translates to MPGPRRPAGSRLRLLLLLLLPPLLLLLRGSHAGNLTVAVVLPLANTSYPWSWARVGPAVELALARVKARPDLLPGWTVRTVLGSSENALGVCSDTAAPLAAVDLKWEHNPAAFLGPGCVYAAAPVGRFTAHWRVPLLTAGAPALGFGVKDEYALTTRAGPSYAKLGDFVAALHRRLGWERQALMLYAYRPGDEEHCFFLVEGLFMRVRDRLNITVDHLEFAEDDLSHYTRLLRTMPRKGRVIYICSSPDAFRTLMLLALEAGLCGEDYVFFHLDIFGQSLQGGQGPAPRRPWERGDGQDVSARQAFQAAKIITYKEPDNPEYLEFLKQLKHLAREQFNFTMEDGLVNTIPASFHDGLLLYIQAVTETLAHGGTVTDGENITQRMWNRSFQGVTGYLKIDSSGDRETDFSLWDMDPKTGAFRVVLNYNGTSQELVAVSGRKLNWPLGYPPPDIPKCGFDNEDPACNQDHLSTLEVLALVGSLSLLSILIVSFFIYRKMQLEKELASELWRVRWEDVEPSSLERHLRSAGSRLTLSGRGSNYGSLLTTEGQFQVFAKTAYYKGNLVAVKRVNRKRIELTRKVLFELKHMRDVQNEHLTRFVGACTDPPNICILTEYCPRGSLQDILENESITLDWMFRYSLTNDIVKGMLFLHNGAICSHGNLKSSNCVVDGRFVLKITDYGLESFRDLDPEQGHTLYAKKLWTAPELLRMASPPVRGSQAGDIYSFGIILQEIALRSGVFHVEGLDLSPKEIIERVTRGEQPPFRPSLALQSHLEELGLLMQRCWAEDPQERPPFQQIRLTLRKFNRENSSNILDNLLSRMEQYANNLEELVEERTQAYLEEKRKAEALLYQILPHSVAEQLKRGETVQAEAFDSVTIYFSDIVGFTALSAESTPMQVVTLLNDLYTCFDAVIDNFDVYKVETIGDAYMVVSGLPVRNGRLHACEVARMALALLDAVRSFRIRHRPQEQLRLRIGIHTGPVCAGVVGLKMPRYCLFGDTVNTASRMESNGEALKIHLSSETKAVLEEFGGFELELRGDVEMKGKGKVRTYWLLGERGSSTRG, encoded by the exons ATGCCGGGGCCCCGGCGCCCCGCCGGCTCCCGCCTGcgcctgctcctgctcctgctgctgccgccgctgctgctgctgctccggGGCAGCCACGCGGGCAACCTGACGGTAGCCGTGGTACTGCCGCTGGCCAATACCTCGTACCCATGGTCGTGGGCGCGCGTGGGACCCGCCGTGGAGCTGGCCCTGGCCCGGGTGAAGGCGCGCCCCGACTTGCTGCCGGGCTGGACGGTCCGCACGGTGCTGGGTAGCAGCGAGAACGCGCTGGGCGTCTGCTCCGACACCGCAGCGCCCCTGGCCGCGGTGGACCTCAAGTGGGAGCACAACCCCGCCGCGTTCCTGGGCCCGGGCTGCGTGTACGCCGCCGCCCCGGTGGGGCGCTTCACCGCGCACTGGCGGGTCCCGCTGCTGACTGCCGGCGCCCCGGCGCTGGGCTTCGGTGTCAAGGACGAGTATGCGCTGACCACCCGCGCGGGGCCCAGCTACGCCAAGCTGGGGGACTTCGTGGCGGCGCTGCACCGACGGCTGGGCTGGGAGCGCCAAGCGCTCATGCTCTACGCTTACCGGCCGGGTGACGAAGAACACTGCTTcttcctcgtggaggggctgttcaTGCGGGTCCGCGACCGCCTCAATATTACGGTGGACCACCTAGAGTTCGCCGAGGACGACCTCAGCCACTACACCAGGCTGCTGCGGACCATGCCGCGCAAAGGCCGAG TTATCTACATCTGCAGCTCCCCTGACGCCTTCAGAACCCTGATGCTCCTGGCCCTGGAAGCTGGCTTGTGTGGGGAGGACTACGTTTTCTTCCACCTGGATATCTTTGGGCAAAGCCTGCAAGGTGGACAGGGCCCTGCTCCCCGCAGGCCCTGGGAGAGAGGGGATGGACAGGATGTCAGTGCCCGCCAGGCCTTTCAA GCTGCCAAAATCATTACATATAAAGAGCCAGATAATCCCGAGTACTTGGAATTCCTGAAGCAGCTAAAACACCTGGCTCGTGAGCAGTTCAACTTCACCATGGAGGATGGCCTG GTGAACACCATCCCAGCATCCTTCCACGATGGGCTCCTGCTCTATATCCAGGCAGTGACGGAGACTCTGGCACATGGGGGAACTGTTACTGATGGGGAGAACATCACTCAGCGGATGTGGAACCGAAGCTTTCAAG GTGTGACAGGATACCTAAAAATTGATAGCAGTGGCGATCGGGAAACAGACTTCTCCCTCTGGGATATGGATCCCAAGACTGGTGCCTTCAGG GTTGTACTGAACTACAATGGGACTTCCCAAGAGCTGGTGGCTGTGTCAGGGCGCAAACTGAACTGGCCCCTGGGGTACCCTCCTCCTGACATCCCCAAATGTGGCTTTGACAACGAAGACCCAGCATGCAACCAAG ATCACCTTTCTACCCTGGAGGTGCTGGCTTTGGTGGGCAGCCTCTCCCTGCTCAGCATTCTGATTGTCTCCTTCTTCATATACAG GAAGATGCAGCTGGAGAAGGAACTGGCCTCGGAGCTGTGGCGGGTGCGCTGGGAGGACGTTGAGCCCAGTAGCCTTGAGAGGCACCTGCGGAGTGCAGGCAGCCGGCTGACCCTGAGCGGG AGAGGCTCCAATTATGGCTCCCTGCTAACCACAGAGGGccagttccaagtctttgccaagACAGCATATTATAAG GGCAACCTCGTGGCTGTGAAACGTGTGAACCGTAAACGCATTGAGCTGACACGAAAAGTCCTGTTTGAACTGAAGCAT ATGCGGGATGTGCAGAATGAACACCTGACCAGGTTTGTGGGAGCCTGCACCGACCCCCCCAATATCTGCATCCTCACAGAGTACTGTCCCCGTGGGAGCCTGCAG GACATTCTGGAGAATGAGAGCATCACCCTGGACTGGATGTTCCGGTACTCGCTCACCAATGACATCGTCAAG GGCATGCTGTTTCTACACAATGGGGCTATCTGCTCCCATGGGAACCTCAAGTCATCCAACTGCGTGGTAGATGGGCGCTTTGTGCTCAAGATCACCGACTATGGGCTGGAGAGCTTCAGAGACCTGGACCCAGAGCAAGGACACACCCTTTATGCCA AAAAGCTGTGGACGGCCCCTGAGCTCCTGCGAATGGCTTCACCCCCTGTGCGGGGCTCCCAGGCTGGTGACATATACAGCTTTGGGATCATCCTTCAGGAGATTGCCCTGAGGAGTGGGGTCTTCCATGTGGAAGGTTTGGACCTCAGCCCCAAAG AGATCATCGAGCGGGTGACTCGGGGTGAGCAGCCCCCCTTCcggccctccctggccctgcaGAGTCACCTGGAGGAGTTGGGACTGCTGATGCAGCGGTGCTGGGCTGAGGACCCACAGGAGAGGCCACCATTCCAGCAGATCCGCCTGACGTTGCGCAAGTTTAACAG AGAGAACAGCAGCAACATCCTGGACAACTTGCTGTCCCGCATGGAGCAGTATGCAAACAATCTGGAGGAACTGGTGGAGGAGCGGACCCAGGCGTACCTGGAGGAGAAGCGCAAGGCTGAGGCCCTGCTCTACCAGATCCTGCCTCA CTCAGTGGCTGAGCAGCTGAAGCGTGGGGAGACAGTGCAGGCCGAAGCCTTTGACAGCGTTACCATCTACTTCAGTGACATTGTGGGTTTCACGGCGCTGTCGGCAGAGAGCACGCCCATGCAG GTGGTGACGCTGCTCAATGACCTGTACACTTGCTTTGATGCTGTCATAGATAACTTTGATGTGTACAAg GTGGAGACAATTGGCGATGCCTACATGGTGGTGTCGGGGCTCCCTGTGCGGAACGGGCGGCTGCACGCCTGCGAGGTAGCCCGCATGGCCCTGGCTCTGTTGGATGCTGTGCGCTCCTTCCGAATCCGCCACCGGCCGCAGGAGCAGCTGCGCTTGCGCATTGGCATCCACACAG GACCCGTGTGTGCTGGAGTGGTGGGACTGAAGATGCCCCGTTACTGTCTCTTTGGAGATACAGTCAACACAGCCTCAAGAATGGAGTCTAATGGGGAAG CCCTGAAGATCCACTTGTCTTCTGAGACCAAGGCTGTCCTGGAGGAGTTTGGTGGTTTCGAGCTGGAGCTTCGAGGAGATGTAGAAATGAAG GGCAAAGGCAAGGTTCGGACCTACTGGCTCCTGGGGGAGCGGGGGAGTAGCACCCGAGGCTGA
- the NPR1 gene encoding atrial natriuretic peptide receptor 1 isoform X3 — MPGPRRPAGSRLRLLLLLLLPPLLLLLRGSHAGNLTVAVVLPLANTSYPWSWARVGPAVELALARVKARPDLLPGWTVRTVLGSSENALGVCSDTAAPLAAVDLKWEHNPAAFLGPGCVYAAAPVGRFTAHWRVPLLTAGAPALGFGVKDEYALTTRAGPSYAKLGDFVAALHRRLGWERQALMLYAYRPGDEEHCFFLVEGLFMRVRDRLNITVDHLEFAEDDLSHYTRLLRTMPRKGRVIYICSSPDAFRTLMLLALEAGLCGEDYVFFHLDIFGQSLQGGQGPAPRRPWERGDGQDVSARQAFQAAKIITYKEPDNPEYLEFLKQLKHLAREQFNFTMEDGLVNTIPASFHDGLLLYIQAVTETLAHGGTVTDGENITQRMWNRSFQGVTGYLKIDSSGDRETDFSLWDMDPKTGAFRVVLNYNGTSQELVAVSGRKLNWPLGYPPPDIPKCGFDNEDPACNQDHLSTLEVLALVGSLSLLSILIVSFFIYRKMQLEKELASELWRVRWEDVEPSSLERHLRSAGSRLTLSGRGSNYGSLLTTEGQFQVFAKTAYYKMRDVQNEHLTRFVGACTDPPNICILTEYCPRGSLQDILENESITLDWMFRYSLTNDIVKGMLFLHNGAICSHGNLKSSNCVVDGRFVLKITDYGLESFRDLDPEQGHTLYAKKLWTAPELLRMASPPVRGSQAGDIYSFGIILQEIALRSGVFHVEGLDLSPKEIIERVTRGEQPPFRPSLALQSHLEELGLLMQRCWAEDPQERPPFQQIRLTLRKFNRENSSNILDNLLSRMEQYANNLEELVEERTQAYLEEKRKAEALLYQILPHSVAEQLKRGETVQAEAFDSVTIYFSDIVGFTALSAESTPMQVVTLLNDLYTCFDAVIDNFDVYKVETIGDAYMVVSGLPVRNGRLHACEVARMALALLDAVRSFRIRHRPQEQLRLRIGIHTGPVCAGVVGLKMPRYCLFGDTVNTASRMESNGEALKIHLSSETKAVLEEFGGFELELRGDVEMKGKGKVRTYWLLGERGSSTRG; from the exons ATGCCGGGGCCCCGGCGCCCCGCCGGCTCCCGCCTGcgcctgctcctgctcctgctgctgccgccgctgctgctgctgctccggGGCAGCCACGCGGGCAACCTGACGGTAGCCGTGGTACTGCCGCTGGCCAATACCTCGTACCCATGGTCGTGGGCGCGCGTGGGACCCGCCGTGGAGCTGGCCCTGGCCCGGGTGAAGGCGCGCCCCGACTTGCTGCCGGGCTGGACGGTCCGCACGGTGCTGGGTAGCAGCGAGAACGCGCTGGGCGTCTGCTCCGACACCGCAGCGCCCCTGGCCGCGGTGGACCTCAAGTGGGAGCACAACCCCGCCGCGTTCCTGGGCCCGGGCTGCGTGTACGCCGCCGCCCCGGTGGGGCGCTTCACCGCGCACTGGCGGGTCCCGCTGCTGACTGCCGGCGCCCCGGCGCTGGGCTTCGGTGTCAAGGACGAGTATGCGCTGACCACCCGCGCGGGGCCCAGCTACGCCAAGCTGGGGGACTTCGTGGCGGCGCTGCACCGACGGCTGGGCTGGGAGCGCCAAGCGCTCATGCTCTACGCTTACCGGCCGGGTGACGAAGAACACTGCTTcttcctcgtggaggggctgttcaTGCGGGTCCGCGACCGCCTCAATATTACGGTGGACCACCTAGAGTTCGCCGAGGACGACCTCAGCCACTACACCAGGCTGCTGCGGACCATGCCGCGCAAAGGCCGAG TTATCTACATCTGCAGCTCCCCTGACGCCTTCAGAACCCTGATGCTCCTGGCCCTGGAAGCTGGCTTGTGTGGGGAGGACTACGTTTTCTTCCACCTGGATATCTTTGGGCAAAGCCTGCAAGGTGGACAGGGCCCTGCTCCCCGCAGGCCCTGGGAGAGAGGGGATGGACAGGATGTCAGTGCCCGCCAGGCCTTTCAA GCTGCCAAAATCATTACATATAAAGAGCCAGATAATCCCGAGTACTTGGAATTCCTGAAGCAGCTAAAACACCTGGCTCGTGAGCAGTTCAACTTCACCATGGAGGATGGCCTG GTGAACACCATCCCAGCATCCTTCCACGATGGGCTCCTGCTCTATATCCAGGCAGTGACGGAGACTCTGGCACATGGGGGAACTGTTACTGATGGGGAGAACATCACTCAGCGGATGTGGAACCGAAGCTTTCAAG GTGTGACAGGATACCTAAAAATTGATAGCAGTGGCGATCGGGAAACAGACTTCTCCCTCTGGGATATGGATCCCAAGACTGGTGCCTTCAGG GTTGTACTGAACTACAATGGGACTTCCCAAGAGCTGGTGGCTGTGTCAGGGCGCAAACTGAACTGGCCCCTGGGGTACCCTCCTCCTGACATCCCCAAATGTGGCTTTGACAACGAAGACCCAGCATGCAACCAAG ATCACCTTTCTACCCTGGAGGTGCTGGCTTTGGTGGGCAGCCTCTCCCTGCTCAGCATTCTGATTGTCTCCTTCTTCATATACAG GAAGATGCAGCTGGAGAAGGAACTGGCCTCGGAGCTGTGGCGGGTGCGCTGGGAGGACGTTGAGCCCAGTAGCCTTGAGAGGCACCTGCGGAGTGCAGGCAGCCGGCTGACCCTGAGCGGG AGAGGCTCCAATTATGGCTCCCTGCTAACCACAGAGGGccagttccaagtctttgccaagACAGCATATTATAAG ATGCGGGATGTGCAGAATGAACACCTGACCAGGTTTGTGGGAGCCTGCACCGACCCCCCCAATATCTGCATCCTCACAGAGTACTGTCCCCGTGGGAGCCTGCAG GACATTCTGGAGAATGAGAGCATCACCCTGGACTGGATGTTCCGGTACTCGCTCACCAATGACATCGTCAAG GGCATGCTGTTTCTACACAATGGGGCTATCTGCTCCCATGGGAACCTCAAGTCATCCAACTGCGTGGTAGATGGGCGCTTTGTGCTCAAGATCACCGACTATGGGCTGGAGAGCTTCAGAGACCTGGACCCAGAGCAAGGACACACCCTTTATGCCA AAAAGCTGTGGACGGCCCCTGAGCTCCTGCGAATGGCTTCACCCCCTGTGCGGGGCTCCCAGGCTGGTGACATATACAGCTTTGGGATCATCCTTCAGGAGATTGCCCTGAGGAGTGGGGTCTTCCATGTGGAAGGTTTGGACCTCAGCCCCAAAG AGATCATCGAGCGGGTGACTCGGGGTGAGCAGCCCCCCTTCcggccctccctggccctgcaGAGTCACCTGGAGGAGTTGGGACTGCTGATGCAGCGGTGCTGGGCTGAGGACCCACAGGAGAGGCCACCATTCCAGCAGATCCGCCTGACGTTGCGCAAGTTTAACAG AGAGAACAGCAGCAACATCCTGGACAACTTGCTGTCCCGCATGGAGCAGTATGCAAACAATCTGGAGGAACTGGTGGAGGAGCGGACCCAGGCGTACCTGGAGGAGAAGCGCAAGGCTGAGGCCCTGCTCTACCAGATCCTGCCTCA CTCAGTGGCTGAGCAGCTGAAGCGTGGGGAGACAGTGCAGGCCGAAGCCTTTGACAGCGTTACCATCTACTTCAGTGACATTGTGGGTTTCACGGCGCTGTCGGCAGAGAGCACGCCCATGCAG GTGGTGACGCTGCTCAATGACCTGTACACTTGCTTTGATGCTGTCATAGATAACTTTGATGTGTACAAg GTGGAGACAATTGGCGATGCCTACATGGTGGTGTCGGGGCTCCCTGTGCGGAACGGGCGGCTGCACGCCTGCGAGGTAGCCCGCATGGCCCTGGCTCTGTTGGATGCTGTGCGCTCCTTCCGAATCCGCCACCGGCCGCAGGAGCAGCTGCGCTTGCGCATTGGCATCCACACAG GACCCGTGTGTGCTGGAGTGGTGGGACTGAAGATGCCCCGTTACTGTCTCTTTGGAGATACAGTCAACACAGCCTCAAGAATGGAGTCTAATGGGGAAG CCCTGAAGATCCACTTGTCTTCTGAGACCAAGGCTGTCCTGGAGGAGTTTGGTGGTTTCGAGCTGGAGCTTCGAGGAGATGTAGAAATGAAG GGCAAAGGCAAGGTTCGGACCTACTGGCTCCTGGGGGAGCGGGGGAGTAGCACCCGAGGCTGA